One genomic segment of Ricinus communis isolate WT05 ecotype wild-type chromosome 5, ASM1957865v1, whole genome shotgun sequence includes these proteins:
- the LOC8280599 gene encoding mannose-1-phosphate guanyltransferase alpha codes for MADSQDKVVAVIMVGGPTKGTRFRPLSFNTPKPLFPLAGQPMVHHHIYACKRIPNLARIFLLGFYEEREFTLYVSSISNEFKVPVRYLKENKPHGSAGGLYYFRDLIMEDSPSHILLLNCDVCCSFPLPDMLEAHKTYGGMGTMLVIKVSAESADQFGELVADPTTKELLHYIEKPETFVSDLINCGVYVFTPEIFTAIQGVSSNREGRGNVLRFSSFEGAQSLTRSSLPIDFVRLDQDILSPLAGKKQLYTYETMDFWEQIKTPGMSLKCSALYLSQYRFTSPHLLANGNGTRSASIIGDVYVHPSAKVHPTAKIGPNVSISANVRVGAGVRLRSCIILDDVEIQENAVVMNSIVGWKSSLGRWSRVQADGDYNTKLGITILGEAVTVEDEVVVTNCIVLPNKIINCREQEEIIL; via the exons ATGGCAGATTCCCAGGACAAGGTGGTTGCTGTGATCATGGTCGGCGGGCCAACCAAAG GTACTAGATTTAGGCCACTTTCTTTCAATACTCCAAAGCCTCTGTTCCCATTAGCTGGACAGCCTATGGTCCATCATCACATTTATGCTTGCAAAAGG ATACCAAATTTAGCGAGGATTTTCCTACTTGGGTTCTATGAGGAGCGTGAATTTACTTTATACGTTTCTTCAATCTCTAATGAATTCAAAGTACCTGTAAG ATACTTGAAAGAGAACAAACCACATGGTTCTGCTGGTGGTCTTTATTACTTTAGAGATTTGATCATGGAAGACAGCCCG TCACATATCCTTTTGTTGAATTGCGATGTTTGTTGCAGTTTTCCATTGCCAGATATGCTTG AGGCACACAAAACATATGGTGGGATGGGAACAATGTTAGTAATCAAG GTTTCTGCGGAATCAGCTGACCAGTTTGGTGAATTGGTTGCCGATCCAACCACCAAAGAACTGCTGCATTACATAGAGAAACCAGAAACTTTT GTAAGTGATCTAATAAACTGTGGTGTCTATGTCTTCACGCCAGAGATCTTTACTGCCATTCAAGGTGTCTCCAGTAATCGGGAAGGAAGAG GAAATGTACTTCGATTTTCCAGCTTCGAGGGTGCCCAGTCTTTGACAAG GTCCAGTCTTCCTATAGATTTTGTCAGGTTAGATCAAGATATTTTATCACCTCTTGCTGGAAAGAAGCAATTATATACATATGAGACCATGGATTTCTGGGAACAAATCAAGACTCCAGG GATGTCTTTGAAGTGCTCTGCTTTATATCTTTCCCAATATCGTTTTACCTCTCCTCATCTTTTGGCCAACGGTAATGGAACTAGGAGTGCTAGCATCATTGGTGATGTTTATGTTCATCCTTCAGCAAAAGTGCACCCAACTGCAAAG ATTGGTCCCAATGTCTCTATTTCCGCAAATGTTCGTGTGGGAGCAGGCGTGAGGCTTAGAAGTTGCATCATCTTAGATGATGTTGAAATTCAG GAAAATGCAGTTGTTATGAACTCGATTGTTGGTTGGAAGTCATCTCTAGGAAGATGGTCAAGAGTCCAG GCTGATGGAGACTATAATACAAAGCTTGGAATAACCATCCTCG GTGAAGCTGTGACGGTTGAAGATGAAGTGGTCGTTACTAACTGTATTGTTCTTCCAAACAAGATTATTAATTGTAGAGAACAGGAGGAGATCATCCTGTAA
- the LOC8280596 gene encoding probable zinc transporter protein DDB_G0291141 isoform X1 — protein MSDHHHHHQHRPHRLSLPPRTTIFSSSTSTATTTRPYPTYSYLSTPTPTPSKQRLPSSLSLASKTSSKSSLSFLFLLLFSLRSLYSLLPFLQSSPPSFSLFPFSFLVSLLSFLLSLSFSLLPSQSYPKYSFNFKNNYNNYNQPIFSIFSISLSQHKLLLSKSLLLAVVFLLRFQALRFCGTAAMILAELSGNVAARFVTEFKRPNGTSGFLLLFTGLSFLSISWDRIDCFPFSTSFIDKYGFTLFPREKCVRIWSMLLPFSSGFLGCYERVSMNWGTIRQLGLKRVRLVSLFYTTVLLFIPAVVSFIMFERGNDGVSIANFGWPLANTVVFGVLLSENYSEDKLVYSKDLQREFLVTFVCTILLELFYFPELSLWGLFLCGLLLYFAVRKLDPFYWNYLQLGLESSEPLSSSIMKPIRHIVSERKSRKIALFLLINTGYMVVEFVAGFMSNSLGLISDACHMLFDCAALAIGLYASYISRLPANNQFNYGRGRFEVLSGYVNAVLLVLVGALIVLESLERILDPQEISTNSLLTVSIGGLVVNIVGLIFFHEEHHHAHGGSGSCSHSHPHSHSHSHQHTHVLEGPDEKHHKCISVSYDCQEKTLISHCDHLEHHQCDHDDHDHTHHDDHGNQSHHHHNHHDHSPLHEPCDHHHHDHTHHDDHGNQSHHHHNHHDHSPLHEPCDHHHHDHDHGNFLQSHTHTHHSETESNFSLENSGFQQRNLVSDEEQSQNRQHHHIDHNMEGIFLHVLADTMGSVGVVMSTLLIKYKGWLVADPACSIFISVLIVSSVIPLLRNSAEILLQRVPRAHEKDLRVALNDVMKIKGVHGIRNFHVWSFTNTDVVGTMHLHVSAETDKDSMKDRTSHIFHDAGIKDLTVQVECIK, from the coding sequence ATGTCCGATCATCACCACCACCATCAGCACCGTCCTCACCGCCTCTCCCTCCCTCCACGGACCACTATCTTTTCCTCCTCAACATCAACAGCCACCACCACAAGACCTTATCCTACCTATTCATATCTCTCTACACCAACACCAACACCATCAAAGCAACGTCTTCCATCTTCACTTTCACTTGCATCAAAAACATCATCAAAGTCATcgctttcttttctctttctccttCTGTTCTCTCTCCGATCTCTTTACTCTCTCCTTCCTTTCCTTCAATCCTCCCCtccttctttctctctcttccctttttctttccttgtctctctcctctctttccttctctctctttctttctctctcctccCTTCTCAATCATACCCGAAATACTCTTTCAACTTcaagaataattataataattacaacCAACCCATTTTCTCtatcttttcaatttcattatcCCAACACAAGCTTCTACTTTCTAAATCACTCCTCCTTGCTGTGGTTTTCCTATTAAGATTTCAAGCTCTTCGCTTTTGCGGCACTGCTGCTATGATTCTTGCTGAATTATCCGGTAATGTCGCCGCTCGATTCGTTACTGAGTTCAAAAGGCCTAATGGGACTTCTGGGTTTTTGTTGCTTTTTACTGGGTTgtcttttttatcaattagttGGGATCGGATTGATTGTTTTCCATTTTCGACTTcgtttattgataaatatggaTTTACTCTGTTTCCTAGAGAGAAATGCGTTAGGATTTGGTCCATGTTGTTGCCTTTTTCATCTGGATTTTTAGGGTGCTATGAACGTGTTTCAATGAATTGGGGTACTATTAGGCAATTGGGTTTGAAAAGGGTAAGATTGGTTTCGTTGTTCTATACAACTGTGTTGCTGTTCATTCCTGCTGTTGTGAGTTTTATCATGTTTGAAAGGGGTAATGATGGTGTTTCTATTGCGAATTTTGGTTGGCCATTAGCTAATACTGTTGTATTTGGAGTTCTTTTGAGTGAGAATTATAGTGAAGATAAGCTAGTGTATTCTAAAGATTTACAGAGAGAGTTTTTAGTTACATTTGTTTGTACAATTCTTTTGGAGCTGTTTTATTTTCCGGAGCTGTCACTTTGGGGTCTTTTTTTATGTGGACTACTGTTGTATTTTGCTGTTAGAAAGTTGGACCCTTTTTATTGGAACTATCTTCAATTGGGACTGGAATCATCAGAGCCACTTAGTTCTTCTATTATGAAGCCTATCCGACATATTGTGAGTGAGAGAAAATCTCGCAAGATTGCTCTTTTTCTATTGATTAATACTGGTTATATGGTGGTTGAGTTTGTTGCTGGGTTTATGAGCAATAGTCTTGGATTGATTTCAGATGCTTGTCATATGTTGTTTGACTGTGCTGCTTTGGCGATTGGTTTATATGCTTCTTATATTTCTCGTTTGCCTGCGAATAATCAGTTTAATTATGGTCGTGGGAGGTTTGAGGTTCTTTCAGGATATGTTAATGCTGTATTACTAGTTCTTGTTGGGGCACTAATTGTGTTGGAGTCTCTTGAGCGAATTTTGGATCCACAAGAGATATCAACTAATAGTTTGTTAACTGTTTCAATTGGAGGGCTTGTAGTGAATATTGTTGGTTTGATCTTCTTCCATGAGGAGCATCATCATGCACATGGTGGTTCTGGGTCATGCTCACATTCTCATCCCCATTCTCATTCTCACTCTCACCAGCATACACATGTTCTTGAAGGTCCTGACGAAAAGCATCACAAGTGTATCTCTGTTTCCTATGACTGCCAGGAGAAGACATTGATTAGCCACTGTGACCATCTTGAACACCATCAGTGTGATCATGATGATCATGACCATACTCATCATGATGACCATGGTAACCAGTCTCACCACCATCACAACCATCATGACCACTCTCCCCTTCATGAACCCTGTGACCACCATCATCATGATCATACTCATCATGATGACCATGGTAACCAGTCTCACCACCATCACAACCATCATGACCACTCTCCCCTTCATGAACCCTGTGACCACCATCATCATGATCATGACCATGGAAATTTCCTTCAATCCCATACCCACACTCACCATTCAGAAACAGAAAGTAATTTCTCTTTGGAAAACAGTGGTTTCCAACAAAGAAATCTGGTATCTGATGAAGAGCAATCACAAAATCGCCAACATCACCACATTGACCACAATATGGAGGGAATATTTTTGCATGTTTTGGCAGATACGATGGGAAGTGTTGGAGTTGTTATGTCTACCCTCCTTATCAAATATAAAGGATGGCTGGTTGCTGATCCTGCTTGCTCAATATTCATTTCCGTTTTGATTGTATCTTCTGTTATTCCATTACTCAGGAACTCTGCAGAAATTCTTCTCCAAAGAGTTCCTAGGGCTCATGAGAAGGACCTGAGAGTAGCTTTGAATGATGTTATGAAGATAAAGGGGGTACATGGAATTCGGAATTTTCATGTTTGGAGCTTTACTAACACAGATGTTGTTGGGACAATGCATCTCCATGTCTCAGCAGAAACTGACAAGGATTCTATGAAGGATCGGACTTCACACATATTTCATGATGCTGGAATCAAGGATTTGACAGTGCAGGTAGAGTGCATCAAGTGA
- the LOC8280596 gene encoding probable zinc transporter protein DDB_G0291141 isoform X2 has protein sequence MSDHHHHHQHRPHRLSLPPRTTIFSSSTSTATTTRPYPTYSYLSTPTPTPSKQRLPSSLSLASKTSSKSSLSFLFLLLFSLRSLYSLLPFLQSSPPSFSLFPFSFLVSLLSFLLSLSFSLLPSQSYPKYSFNFKNNYNNYNQPIFSIFSISLSQHKLLLSKSLLLAVVFLLRFQALRFCGTAAMILAELSGNVAARFVTEFKRPNGTSGFLLLFTGLSFLSISWDRIDCFPFSTSFIDKYGFTLFPREKCVRIWSMLLPFSSGFLGCYERVSMNWGTIRQLGLKRVRLVSLFYTTVLLFIPAVVSFIMFERGNDGVSIANFGWPLANTVVFGVLLSENYSEDKLVYSKDLQREFLVTFVCTILLELFYFPELSLWGLFLCGLLLYFAVRKLDPFYWNYLQLGLESSEPLSSSIMKPIRHIVSERKSRKIALFLLINTGYMVVEFVAGFMSNSLGLISDACHMLFDCAALAIGLYASYISRLPANNQFNYGRGRFEVLSGYVNAVLLVLVGALIVLESLERILDPQEISTNSLLTVSIGGLVVNIVGLIFFHEEHHHAHGGSGSCSHSHPHSHSHSHQHTHVLEGPDEKHHKCISVSYDCQEKTLISHCDHLEHHQCDHDDHDHTHHDDHGNQSHHHHNHHDHSPLHEPCDHHHHDHDHGNFLQSHTHTHHSETESNFSLENSGFQQRNLVSDEEQSQNRQHHHIDHNMEGIFLHVLADTMGSVGVVMSTLLIKYKGWLVADPACSIFISVLIVSSVIPLLRNSAEILLQRVPRAHEKDLRVALNDVMKIKGVHGIRNFHVWSFTNTDVVGTMHLHVSAETDKDSMKDRTSHIFHDAGIKDLTVQVECIK, from the exons ATGTCCGATCATCACCACCACCATCAGCACCGTCCTCACCGCCTCTCCCTCCCTCCACGGACCACTATCTTTTCCTCCTCAACATCAACAGCCACCACCACAAGACCTTATCCTACCTATTCATATCTCTCTACACCAACACCAACACCATCAAAGCAACGTCTTCCATCTTCACTTTCACTTGCATCAAAAACATCATCAAAGTCATcgctttcttttctctttctccttCTGTTCTCTCTCCGATCTCTTTACTCTCTCCTTCCTTTCCTTCAATCCTCCCCtccttctttctctctcttccctttttctttccttgtctctctcctctctttccttctctctctttctttctctctcctccCTTCTCAATCATACCCGAAATACTCTTTCAACTTcaagaataattataataattacaacCAACCCATTTTCTCtatcttttcaatttcattatcCCAACACAAGCTTCTACTTTCTAAATCACTCCTCCTTGCTGTGGTTTTCCTATTAAGATTTCAAGCTCTTCGCTTTTGCGGCACTGCTGCTATGATTCTTGCTGAATTATCCGGTAATGTCGCCGCTCGATTCGTTACTGAGTTCAAAAGGCCTAATGGGACTTCTGGGTTTTTGTTGCTTTTTACTGGGTTgtcttttttatcaattagttGGGATCGGATTGATTGTTTTCCATTTTCGACTTcgtttattgataaatatggaTTTACTCTGTTTCCTAGAGAGAAATGCGTTAGGATTTGGTCCATGTTGTTGCCTTTTTCATCTGGATTTTTAGGGTGCTATGAACGTGTTTCAATGAATTGGGGTACTATTAGGCAATTGGGTTTGAAAAGGGTAAGATTGGTTTCGTTGTTCTATACAACTGTGTTGCTGTTCATTCCTGCTGTTGTGAGTTTTATCATGTTTGAAAGGGGTAATGATGGTGTTTCTATTGCGAATTTTGGTTGGCCATTAGCTAATACTGTTGTATTTGGAGTTCTTTTGAGTGAGAATTATAGTGAAGATAAGCTAGTGTATTCTAAAGATTTACAGAGAGAGTTTTTAGTTACATTTGTTTGTACAATTCTTTTGGAGCTGTTTTATTTTCCGGAGCTGTCACTTTGGGGTCTTTTTTTATGTGGACTACTGTTGTATTTTGCTGTTAGAAAGTTGGACCCTTTTTATTGGAACTATCTTCAATTGGGACTGGAATCATCAGAGCCACTTAGTTCTTCTATTATGAAGCCTATCCGACATATTGTGAGTGAGAGAAAATCTCGCAAGATTGCTCTTTTTCTATTGATTAATACTGGTTATATGGTGGTTGAGTTTGTTGCTGGGTTTATGAGCAATAGTCTTGGATTGATTTCAGATGCTTGTCATATGTTGTTTGACTGTGCTGCTTTGGCGATTGGTTTATATGCTTCTTATATTTCTCGTTTGCCTGCGAATAATCAGTTTAATTATGGTCGTGGGAGGTTTGAGGTTCTTTCAGGATATGTTAATGCTGTATTACTAGTTCTTGTTGGGGCACTAATTGTGTTGGAGTCTCTTGAGCGAATTTTGGATCCACAAGAGATATCAACTAATAGTTTGTTAACTGTTTCAATTGGAGGGCTTGTAGTGAATATTGTTGGTTTGATCTTCTTCCATGAGGAGCATCATCATGCACATGGTGGTTCTGGGTCATGCTCACATTCTCATCCCCATTCTCATTCTCACTCTCACCAGCATACACATGTTCTTGAAGGTCCTGACGAAAAGCATCACAAGTGTATCTCTGTTTCCTATGACTGCCAGGAGAAGACATTGATTAGCCACTGTGACCATCTTGAACACCATCAGTGTGATCATGATGATCATGACCATACTCATCATGATGACCATGGTAACCAGTCTCACCACCATCACAACCATCATGACCACTCTCCCCTTCATGAACCCTGTGACCAC CATCATCATGATCATGACCATGGAAATTTCCTTCAATCCCATACCCACACTCACCATTCAGAAACAGAAAGTAATTTCTCTTTGGAAAACAGTGGTTTCCAACAAAGAAATCTGGTATCTGATGAAGAGCAATCACAAAATCGCCAACATCACCACATTGACCACAATATGGAGGGAATATTTTTGCATGTTTTGGCAGATACGATGGGAAGTGTTGGAGTTGTTATGTCTACCCTCCTTATCAAATATAAAGGATGGCTGGTTGCTGATCCTGCTTGCTCAATATTCATTTCCGTTTTGATTGTATCTTCTGTTATTCCATTACTCAGGAACTCTGCAGAAATTCTTCTCCAAAGAGTTCCTAGGGCTCATGAGAAGGACCTGAGAGTAGCTTTGAATGATGTTATGAAGATAAAGGGGGTACATGGAATTCGGAATTTTCATGTTTGGAGCTTTACTAACACAGATGTTGTTGGGACAATGCATCTCCATGTCTCAGCAGAAACTGACAAGGATTCTATGAAGGATCGGACTTCACACATATTTCATGATGCTGGAATCAAGGATTTGACAGTGCAGGTAGAGTGCATCAAGTGA